The Microbacterium sp. SORGH_AS_0428 genome contains the following window.
TCGCACGGGCGATCGGCCCCGCCATCGCAGGGGCCCTGGTCTCGCTGCTCGGTGTGGCGTTCGTGTTCGCCCTGAATGCCGCATCCTTCGCCGTCTTCCTGGTGGTCCTTCTGACGTGGCGGGGATACCGTCCCTCGCCTCATGGGTTCGAGCCCTTCCTCGATGCCACGCGAGCGGGTGTCCGTTACGTCCGCAACGCGGGGATCATCCGTGCGCTCTATCTGCGCCTGGGGCTCTTCATCGTTCCCGCTTCGGCGCTGTACGCGCTTCTCCCACTTCTCGCGACCCAGCGCCTCGGCCTCGACGCCACCGGCTACGGCGTGCTTCTGGCCGGCGTGGGAGCGGGATCGATCGTGGGCGCGTTCACGATGCCGCGCGTACGGGACACGATCGGCGTGAACCGCACCGTGCTGTTGTGCGCCCTCGCGTTCGGAGCGAGCATGGTCGGGACCGCCGTGTCTTCGTGGGCCGCGCTCAGCGTCGTCATCCTGGCCGTGGGCGGTGCAGGGTGGATCGGCGTGATCGCGACCCTCAACGGTGCCGTGCAGTCCTTCCTCCCCACCTGGGTGCGAACGCGGGGCCTGTCGATCTATCAGATGGTGCTGTTCGGCTCGACCGCGGCGGGATCCGCGCTCGCGGGTGCTGTGGCCGGCTGGATCGGATCGGTGACAGCCTGTCTGGCAGCGGGTGTCGTCGTCGTCCTGGCGGCGCTGACACAGCTCGCTCTCCCGCTCGCGCCGACGGGACACATCGCTCGCGGTCGTGGTGAGCTCCCCCTGCCCGAGCTCGAAGCGGACGCCGACATCGACGAGAGCGCGCAGACGCTGGTCCTCGTGCGATATCGGGTCGAGGACGGGAATCGGACGGAGTTCCTCACCCGGATGGCGCTCGTCGAGCACAGTCGGCGGCGCACCGGCGCCCGCAGCTGGACACTCTACCTCGATCGGGAACAGCCAGGCGTGCTCGTGGAAGCCTTCCACGTCGGCAGTTGGCGCGAGCACCTGAGCCAGCATGCGGAGAGGCTCACCGGGTACGACCAGAAGGTCATCCACGACGCGCAGATGCTCGCACTCTCCGTCGACACCGAGCATCTGATCGCGACCGGTCCAGCATCGCCGTCCATGTGAGCGCGAGGCGCACCGGCACACGCCTCTCGCCGCGGCTCGAGCGGTCGCCCGCTCACCGCGCCACGGCAGCCTGCAGCAGCTGATCGATGAGGGCCGTGTAACCGAGCCCGACGGCCGCGAACATGCGCGGCACCTGCGAGTGCTCGGTCAGGCCCGGCGTGGTGTTCACCTCGTTGAGCACGACGCCTCGCCCGGTGACGAAGAAGTCGAAGCGCGCGACGCCGGCGCATCCGAGCGCGTCGTAGAGACGCACCGCATCCCGCTCCAAGCCCTCCAGCTCGTCCGACGTCACACGCGCGGGGATGATGAACGGTGCGCTGCCGTCGTACTTGGCAGCGTGATCGAACAGGGCCCGCTCCGCGACGGCGATCTCCAACGGCTCACCGACCCGCAATGCGCCCGAGGGGCCGCGGAAGACCGCGATGTCCACCTCTCGCCCGGTGATGAAGGGCTCGACCAGCACGCTGTTGCCGGCGCAGCGCGCTCGTTCGATGGCCACGGCCAGGTCCGCCGCGTCCGAGACCAGGGAGACGCCGTTGCTCGAGCCGCCCGACGTCGGCTTCACCACGAAGGGCGCGGCGAGGGGAACAGCGGTCACCTCATCACCGGGCTCGATCAGGATCCCCGGCGCCGTCGTCACTCCCAGCGCACCTGCGACGAGCTTCATCGCCCACTTGTCCATCGCCAATGCTCCGGCCCGCACCGGCGAGCCCGCGAACGGGACGCCCAGCATGGTCAGAAGGCCGGCGATCGCACCATCCTCGCCGTTCACGCCGTGCAGCGCCGGGAAGACGACGTCGCAGCCGTCGAGAAGACGCACGGCGTCGGCGGGCGTGAGAGATCCGGCGGCGCCGCGCCACTGCCCGCCGCGCTCGATGGTCAGCTCGCAGACGTCGTCGCCGAGCTCTCTCGCCGCCCGCGCCACCGCGGCGGCCGATGCGAGCGACACATCGTGCTCGTCGTTCGCTCCGCCACCGATGACCGCGATCCTTCGCTGCCGGAGTTTCGTCATTCAGGGGTCCTCTCGATGTGTGTCCGGCGCGTCACGCGGGAGACGCGTGCACCGATCCGGGTGACGATCTCGTGCTCGATGGTGTCCGACCATCTCGCCCAGTCGGCCACGGTGGGCTCCCCCTGGTCGCCGGGGCCGAAGATCGTCACGGTCTCCCCCGGGTTCAGAACGTCGTCGCCGGTGTCGATGACCGCCATGTCCATGGAGATCAAGCCGACGATCGGACGACGGCGACCCCGCACGAAGACCTCCGCCCGGTGGGAGGCGGCGCGGGGCAACCCGTCCGCATATCCCAGCGGGAGCAGGGCCAGGTGGGTGGGTCGGTCTGTGGTGAAGCGAGCGCCGTAGCCGACACCGACATCCGCGCCCACTCGACGCGCGCTGATGACCGGAGCGCGGAGGGCGAGGGCGAAGCGCAGCTCGCGCGAGGTCCGGGAGGGGTCGATCCCGTACAGGCCCGCTCCGATGCGATGGAGATCGTGATCGCCACCGACTCCCGTGATCGTCGCGGCCGTCGCCGCGAGGTGGGTGACGGCTGGCGCGAGCCCTCGATGGCGCGCGCTCCGGACGGCCGCATCGAAGCGCAGCCGCTCGCGGAGGTTCTGCGGGTGGTCGGGGCGGTCGGCGCACGACATGTGCCCCATGATCCCGACGATCTGCACATGCCCCTGCCGCTCCGCCGTCCGAGCGAGTTCGCAGAGGCTCCGCCACTCGGATGCGGGTGCGCCGTCACGAGTCATGCCCAGATCGGCATGCAGGTGCAGACGGGCCCGACGACCGAGGCGATGCGCGGCGCGGACGGTGGCGTGCAACGCGTCCGCGCTGGCGACACCGAGGTCTACGCGCTCCGAGACGGCCGACAGGAAGTCGGCGCCGATCGGATTCAGCCAACTCAGGACCGGGACGTCGACACCGCTGCGTCGGAGGGCGAGTGCCTCGTCGATCGACGCAACCCCGAGCGAGGTCGCACCCTCCTCGACCACCGCAGACGCGACAGGACCGTGCCCGAACGCGTCTGCCTTCAGCACCGCCATCAGCCGGCCGCGGGTCAGACGGGTGAAGTACCGCGCGTTGGCTCGAATCGCGTCCTCGTCCACGCTCAGCTCCGGCGTCGAGATGACCGCATCAGCGCGGGGTCGGGAGGCGTACGGCACCCTCAGAGTCAATCCATGCGCCCGTCACAGCGTCGTATCGAGTTCTCGATACGCTCGCGATACACCCGGTCTGTGGAACTCACCAACGCCGGGCGACCCGCCTCCTCTAGGGTGATGACCATCTCGAAGCAGACCGTACCGGTCTGCTACAGAGCGAAGGGACCTCATGGACGTCGCATTCCCGTCGGGATCGATCATGGTGAGGACCGCAGCAGACGAGGTCGTGATCCTGCACATCTGCGATGTGTGCGGTGCCGTCGTCGCGGAAGCAGAGGACACCGACCTGGCATTCCACAAGCGCTGGCACAGGATCACCGGCTCCGGAAGCTGGATCGACCCGTCGACCGGCCGACTCCACGGCTCCGGCAACACCGCCCCGCCGGGCGGGTCGCCGAGTTGAACCGTGGATCAGGCGAGTAGGGCGGGTGGGACTTGAACCCACGATCGTCGGGTTATGAGCCCGCTGCCTTGACCAGCTTGGCCACCGCCCCCTGTGGCGAAAAGCCTATCGCGGCGGCGCCGTGTCGCCGCGGCTGCCTCGCTGCAATGGCAGCTCCTGGCTGTCGCTGATGACCTGCGGGTGGTTTCGGGTGAGCGAGAACACGCCGTAGACCGCGATGAGCCCGGCAACGACGAATCCCGCGATGGCCCAGGCACCCGCGGTGGCCGCTTCCTGGAGGATGACGAGGCCGATCACGACGGCGACGATGGGATCTATCACCGTGAGACCCGCGATGACCAGGTCGGGCGGCCCCACCGAGTACGCGGTCTGCACGAAGTACGCCCCGAGCGTGACCGCGACGAGCAGACCCACGATGCACAGGATCGAGAGCCACCCGAAGTCGCCTTCCTGGATGTTCTTGATCACGACCTTCGCGAGGGTGGCGACGAACGCGTAGAGCACCCCCGCCGCGACGATGTAGAAGAGCGGACGCGCATGCTTGCGCATCCACAGCCACCAGGAGAGGGCGGTCAGGACGACCACGACCGCGAGCAGTCCCAGGATCGTCAAGAGCTCCGACTGCGAGATGGGCTGCTCGGTGGCGACGAACGCGGCGATGGTGACGAAGATGAGGATGCCACCCACGCACGCGATGATCGAGCGCACCGACGCCTTGGTCGGCTTGTGTCCGGAGATCCGAGCGTTCAGCAGCGTCGTGATCACCAGCGACACCGCCCCGAGAGGCTGCACCAGGATCAGCGGCGCGAAGGCGAGAGCTGTCAGCTGGCAGGTGATACCCAAGCCGAGCATCACCGTTCCGGCGACCCATGAGGGCCGCCTCAAGAGCTGGAGGAGCTGACCTCCGCTCAGCCCGCTCGCGCCCGATGCGTTCGCGAGGCGCTCGACCTTGACGACGCCTCGATGCTGATACTGCGCGCCGAGCGACATGAACACCGCACCGAGCAGTGCGATCGGGATGCCGATGAGGATGCCCGGGTCACGGAAGACGCCGACGAGGTCGTTGGCGACATCGTTCAGGATCACTTCCGCTGAGAGCACCTTATGACCCTAACGGCAGGCGTGCGCTGGGTAGGCTCTGACACGTGGCTGTCCTTCCGATTCGCATCATGGGCGATCCCGTCCTCCACTCCCCCGCCGCCCCCGTCGAGGAGGTGACCGACGAGATCCGCACCCTGGTCGCCGACATGTACGAGACCATGGATGCCGCGCCCGGCGTCGGTCTCGCCGCGCCCCAGGTCGGTGTGGGCCTGCGGATCTTCACCTACACGTATCAGGACGACGAGGGCGCCGAGTGGCGCGGCGAGATCATCAACCCGGAGCTGTGGATGACGCCGCTCATCCCCGGCGATCCCGACGAGGACGAGGAGTCCGAGGGCTGCCTCTCGTTCCCGGGCGAGCGATTCCCGCTGCGTCGTTCGGAACACGTCCGCGTGACGGGAACGGACCTCGAGGGCCGTCCGGTGTCGATCGATGTCGAAGGCTGGCGCGCCCGCATCCTGCAGCACGAGTTCGATCACCTCGACGGCATCCTCTACATCGATCGCCTCAGCGACTCGGACTGGAAGACGACGCAGAAGATCGCCCGCAAGCGCGGATGGGGACGCCCGGGAGCGTCCTGGCTCCCGGGCGTCGACGACCTCGAAGGCTGAGGCTCAAGCTCCGTCGGACGACGTCCCGGCTGCCGGCGGTGCGGGCGGGGTGTGCTGAGCCTGGGTGGCCGCCTGAAGCTGCTCCCCCATGGCCTGTCCGACGACACGGCCCTGGATGATCTCAGCGAGGTCGAGGCCCGTTGCGACCTTCACCGCGTCGAAGGTGGCGCGCAGACCCTGCGCGGACTCCGCCGCGAGGTGACTGCTGGCGCCCTCTCCGCCGAGGACCGTGACCGAACCGACCTTGTCGTATCCCTTCGCGAACTCGGCCATCATCGGGACGAGCGCCTCGAGAGCGCGCTGCGCGAGCAGTGCCTGCTGGTTGCGGCTGAGAGCCTCGGCCTCCGCCTCGATCGCCGCAGCGCGCGCCTCACCCTCGGCCCGGACGGCGTCGGCTTCGGCGTTCGCACGAAGGCGCGTCGCGGCCGCATCCTGCTCGGCGATCTGCGCCTGGGCCTGCGCCGCCTTGACCTTGGCGTACGCGTCGGCATCGGCTGCGCGCTCGCGCTCGTAGAGGTTGGCGTCGGCGACCTTCTTGATGTCGGCATCCAGTCGGGCCTGCTTGTTCTCGGCCTCCTGGAGCAGCACCGCCTGCTGACGCTCGGCGCGGGCAAGGGCCTCGGCCTGCTCGGCCTCGGCGTTGGCGCGGCCGACCTCCGCCTGTGCGGCCGCCGTGTTCTTGTCGAGCGCGGTCTGCTCGATCAGGTTCGCCTCCTGTGTGGCGATCTGACGCGCCCGAATCTCGCGCTCCGCGTTGATCTTGGCGACTTCAGCCTCGCGCTTCACGCGCTCCACCTCGGTCGCGCCCAGAGCGGAGATGTAGCCGTTCTGATCGGTGATGCCCTGAATCTGGAACGAGTCGAGGATCAGCCCCTGCGACGACAGATCGCTCTTGATGCCTTCGGCGATCTGGTCCGAGAGGCGCTGGCGATCGCGCATGAGCTCTTCGACCGTCAATGTCGCGACGACGCCGCGGAGGGCGCCTTCGAGCTGTTCGGTCGTGAACTGCTCGATCGCCTTGTCCTGCGAGGCGAAGCGCTCGGCCGCGCGGCGGACGGATTCCGGGTCGGAACCGATCTTGACGAGCGCGACACCGCTCACGTTGACGGTGACGCCGTTGGAGGACTGCGCCGTCGGCTCCATCTTGATCTGACGCGCGCGGAGGGAGATCATCTCACCGCGCTGGGTGAGCGGGTTCACGATCGCACCGCCGCCGGTGATCACCGTGATGCGAGAGTCTCCGCTGGTGCTGCGCTGCTTCTTACCCACGATCACGAGAGCCTCGTCGGCCTTCGCCACCCGGTACCAGGCGCGGATCAGGATCAGCACGATCACCAGGACGACGACGAGCACGATCCCGCCGACGATGGCCAGCAGCCCCATTGCTCCGAGTGCGGCGATATCCATGTGCATCCTTCCGGTCACGGCGACGGACGCCTCACCCCGAAGCGTCTCCCCCTCACCCTATCCAGCGGCTATGTTCATGCCGAGCCGGTTGTGGACGAGCGCAGCGACCGGGTACGCAGGCATGAAAAAAGACCCGGGGTGGAAGCCCGGGTCTCAGGTGAGAGCTGCGGTAGATGACGCAGTACTC
Protein-coding sequences here:
- a CDS encoding MFS transporter, translated to MIEASDPAAAAAPPKRVGALAPLTVPAFRALWIAALISNIGSWMQTVGAQWFLVEQHSSALLIALVQTASAAPVLLLGIPAGVIGELLNRRTLLIWVQATQVVIGGTLVVLTMSGEMSPYLLLALTLVLGAASAVQLPAYGAISAEIVPTAFIPNAASLSSISVNVARAIGPAIAGALVSLLGVAFVFALNAASFAVFLVVLLTWRGYRPSPHGFEPFLDATRAGVRYVRNAGIIRALYLRLGLFIVPASALYALLPLLATQRLGLDATGYGVLLAGVGAGSIVGAFTMPRVRDTIGVNRTVLLCALAFGASMVGTAVSSWAALSVVILAVGGAGWIGVIATLNGAVQSFLPTWVRTRGLSIYQMVLFGSTAAGSALAGAVAGWIGSVTACLAAGVVVVLAALTQLALPLAPTGHIARGRGELPLPELEADADIDESAQTLVLVRYRVEDGNRTEFLTRMALVEHSRRRTGARSWTLYLDREQPGVLVEAFHVGSWREHLSQHAERLTGYDQKVIHDAQMLALSVDTEHLIATGPASPSM
- a CDS encoding histidine ammonia-lyase, with translation MDVAFPSGSIMVRTAADEVVILHICDVCGAVVAEAEDTDLAFHKRWHRITGSGSWIDPSTGRLHGSGNTAPPGGSPS
- a CDS encoding ATP-grasp domain-containing protein, which gives rise to MTKLRQRRIAVIGGGANDEHDVSLASAAAVARAARELGDDVCELTIERGGQWRGAAGSLTPADAVRLLDGCDVVFPALHGVNGEDGAIAGLLTMLGVPFAGSPVRAGALAMDKWAMKLVAGALGVTTAPGILIEPGDEVTAVPLAAPFVVKPTSGGSSNGVSLVSDAADLAVAIERARCAGNSVLVEPFITGREVDIAVFRGPSGALRVGEPLEIAVAERALFDHAAKYDGSAPFIIPARVTSDELEGLERDAVRLYDALGCAGVARFDFFVTGRGVVLNEVNTTPGLTEHSQVPRMFAAVGLGYTALIDQLLQAAVAR
- a CDS encoding DMT family transporter; this encodes MLSAEVILNDVANDLVGVFRDPGILIGIPIALLGAVFMSLGAQYQHRGVVKVERLANASGASGLSGGQLLQLLRRPSWVAGTVMLGLGITCQLTALAFAPLILVQPLGAVSLVITTLLNARISGHKPTKASVRSIIACVGGILIFVTIAAFVATEQPISQSELLTILGLLAVVVVLTALSWWLWMRKHARPLFYIVAAGVLYAFVATLAKVVIKNIQEGDFGWLSILCIVGLLVAVTLGAYFVQTAYSVGPPDLVIAGLTVIDPIVAVVIGLVILQEAATAGAWAIAGFVVAGLIAVYGVFSLTRNHPQVISDSQELPLQRGSRGDTAPPR
- the def gene encoding peptide deformylase; the protein is MAVLPIRIMGDPVLHSPAAPVEEVTDEIRTLVADMYETMDAAPGVGLAAPQVGVGLRIFTYTYQDDEGAEWRGEIINPELWMTPLIPGDPDEDEESEGCLSFPGERFPLRRSEHVRVTGTDLEGRPVSIDVEGWRARILQHEFDHLDGILYIDRLSDSDWKTTQKIARKRGWGRPGASWLPGVDDLEG
- the alr gene encoding alanine racemase; translation: MPYASRPRADAVISTPELSVDEDAIRANARYFTRLTRGRLMAVLKADAFGHGPVASAVVEEGATSLGVASIDEALALRRSGVDVPVLSWLNPIGADFLSAVSERVDLGVASADALHATVRAAHRLGRRARLHLHADLGMTRDGAPASEWRSLCELARTAERQGHVQIVGIMGHMSCADRPDHPQNLRERLRFDAAVRSARHRGLAPAVTHLAATAATITGVGGDHDLHRIGAGLYGIDPSRTSRELRFALALRAPVISARRVGADVGVGYGARFTTDRPTHLALLPLGYADGLPRAASHRAEVFVRGRRRPIVGLISMDMAVIDTGDDVLNPGETVTIFGPGDQGEPTVADWARWSDTIEHEIVTRIGARVSRVTRRTHIERTPE
- a CDS encoding SPFH domain-containing protein; this translates as MDIAALGAMGLLAIVGGIVLVVVLVIVLILIRAWYRVAKADEALVIVGKKQRSTSGDSRITVITGGGAIVNPLTQRGEMISLRARQIKMEPTAQSSNGVTVNVSGVALVKIGSDPESVRRAAERFASQDKAIEQFTTEQLEGALRGVVATLTVEELMRDRQRLSDQIAEGIKSDLSSQGLILDSFQIQGITDQNGYISALGATEVERVKREAEVAKINAEREIRARQIATQEANLIEQTALDKNTAAAQAEVGRANAEAEQAEALARAERQQAVLLQEAENKQARLDADIKKVADANLYERERAADADAYAKVKAAQAQAQIAEQDAAATRLRANAEADAVRAEGEARAAAIEAEAEALSRNQQALLAQRALEALVPMMAEFAKGYDKVGSVTVLGGEGASSHLAAESAQGLRATFDAVKVATGLDLAEIIQGRVVGQAMGEQLQAATQAQHTPPAPPAAGTSSDGA